In Pleurocapsa sp. PCC 7319, the following are encoded in one genomic region:
- a CDS encoding bifunctional diguanylate cyclase/phosphodiesterase, giving the protein MTKAAIICVDDDFVILNSLGEQLKRSLGQEYDLELVDSAAEAVALCAELVAEEIEIPLIISDQIMPGMTGDRLLIQLHSLYPKSLKILLTGQADADAVGSLVNAAALYRYVTKPWNETDLILTVKEALKRYHQEQQLAAQNEILRDVNQQLTSSISLLQATLEATADGILVLDNGGQVVSYNQKLVDIWGVPSAVKIDRQQLLNLFLEQLADPYADSLRKNLTQSAENIYDCLELKNGRILEYYSKAQQLQEQTVGRVWSFRDVTEQKKALTIIQHQAFHDSLTNLPNRHFFEQQLIQALNQAHSNNQMLAVMFLDLDRFKIINDTLGHAVGDLLLKKVVERLKHCLRPQDFISRWGGDEFTLLLPEISHRENVTTIASRILEILKPGFDLDGHYLHISSSMGIAIFPDDGKDADTLLKNADAALYRVKDQGRNNYQFYTLTINSQAYELLNLENDLHFALEREELILYYQPIVEVTTGKIVKMEALIRWQHPNLGLLSPNLFIPIAEENGLIISLGEWVIQTACAQNKIWQEMGLSPVKVAVNLSVRQFCNHYLVATVAKILQKTGLNPYWLELEITETTTIQNTDITKEILLDLNQMGVSLAMDDFGTGYSSLSYIKDFPFHTIKIDSSFIKDLRTNSKNLAIINVILALGKELNMQIIAEGVESEQLKKLLENLHCEYMQGYFFSPPVTVDQATNLLVES; this is encoded by the coding sequence ATGACTAAGGCCGCAATTATTTGTGTGGATGATGATTTTGTAATTCTCAATAGTTTAGGAGAACAACTGAAACGTAGTCTTGGTCAAGAATATGACCTCGAACTGGTTGATAGTGCTGCCGAAGCAGTTGCACTTTGTGCTGAATTAGTAGCAGAAGAAATCGAGATTCCTCTGATTATTTCCGATCAAATCATGCCTGGAATGACAGGAGACAGATTACTGATTCAACTACATTCCCTTTATCCGAAAAGTTTAAAAATTCTCTTAACCGGACAGGCTGACGCTGATGCAGTGGGGAGTCTTGTAAATGCCGCGGCTCTCTATCGTTATGTTACTAAACCCTGGAATGAAACCGACTTAATTCTAACTGTCAAAGAAGCTTTAAAACGCTATCACCAAGAACAACAGTTAGCCGCACAAAATGAAATCTTAAGGGACGTTAATCAGCAATTAACTAGCTCAATCTCTTTACTACAAGCTACCTTAGAGGCTACAGCTGATGGCATTTTAGTTCTAGACAACGGTGGTCAAGTCGTCAGTTACAATCAGAAATTGGTTGACATTTGGGGAGTACCTTCAGCAGTTAAAATTGATCGTCAACAACTCCTTAATTTATTCCTCGAACAGCTGGCTGACCCCTATGCTGATAGTTTGAGAAAAAATTTGACTCAATCTGCTGAGAATATTTATGATTGTCTGGAATTGAAAAATGGTCGAATTTTAGAATATTATTCCAAAGCACAGCAGCTTCAAGAACAAACAGTGGGTCGTGTCTGGAGCTTTCGCGATGTTACCGAACAAAAGAAAGCCCTGACCATAATTCAACATCAAGCTTTTCATGACTCTTTGACCAATTTACCTAATCGTCATTTTTTCGAGCAGCAACTAATTCAAGCTTTGAACCAAGCTCACAGTAACAATCAAATGTTAGCGGTGATGTTTCTAGATTTAGACCGCTTTAAAATCATTAACGATACCTTGGGTCATGCAGTGGGCGATCTTCTCCTAAAAAAAGTAGTTGAAAGACTTAAGCACTGTCTGAGACCACAGGATTTTATTTCTCGTTGGGGAGGAGATGAATTTACTTTACTACTGCCTGAAATTAGTCATCGAGAAAATGTTACTACGATCGCCAGCAGAATTTTAGAAATTCTCAAACCAGGTTTTGATTTGGATGGACATTATTTACACATTTCTTCTAGCATGGGGATTGCTATTTTTCCTGATGACGGTAAGGATGCTGATACATTGCTAAAAAATGCTGATGCTGCTTTGTATCGAGTTAAAGACCAAGGGCGAAACAATTATCAATTCTACACTCTAACCATTAATTCTCAAGCTTATGAATTATTGAATTTAGAAAATGATTTACATTTCGCTTTAGAGAGGGAAGAATTAATTCTTTACTATCAACCCATTGTTGAAGTTACTACGGGAAAGATAGTAAAAATGGAAGCCTTAATACGTTGGCAGCACCCGAATCTTGGTTTACTTTCTCCCAATTTATTTATTCCTATTGCCGAGGAAAATGGTTTAATTATCTCCCTAGGAGAATGGGTAATACAAACAGCTTGCGCTCAAAATAAAATTTGGCAGGAGATGGGTTTATCCCCCGTCAAAGTTGCAGTTAATCTATCTGTGCGTCAATTTTGCAACCATTATTTAGTAGCAACAGTAGCTAAAATTTTACAAAAAACTGGCTTAAATCCCTATTGGTTGGAGTTAGAAATTACCGAGACGACGACCATACAAAATACAGATATAACCAAGGAAATCCTACTTGATTTAAATCAAATGGGAGTTTCTCTGGCAATGGATGATTTTGGCACAGGATATTCTTCTCTTAGCTATATCAAAGATTTTCCTTTTCATACCATCAAAATTGACAGTTCTTTTATTAAGGATTTAAGAACCAATTCTAAGAATTTAGCAATTATCAATGTTATTCTTGCCCTAGGGAAAGAGCTAAATATGCAAATCATTGCCGAAGGAGTGGAATCAGAACAATTAAAAAAATTACTGGAAAATTTACATTGTGAATATATGCAAGGTTATTTTTTCAGTCCACCTGTAACTGTCGATCAAGCTACTAATTTACTAGTTGAATCTTGA
- a CDS encoding zinc-binding dehydrogenase: protein MKVARIHNFSGPTAVQIDEIDVLEPGSGEVRIRVGAAGINNSDLQTTYGNYRGPGYEGLPHILGQEAAGEVDAVGLGVTDFVPGMHVVGHVKGTFGEMAIGSATELLPLADEVPFSVAASLPIAYMTASMALIHKAKIQKGEWVLIHPGSGGVGTAAVQLAKLLGGRVIATAGNKSKMQRVIELGADYGIDYSCQDVAAEVLKITDNSGVQVALDGAGQATFAQCLEAIANNGRIVSYGTTTGMDARLPIGKLLGRNATIYGIALWYNSDYQTALSTLGNLVIPAVAEGKLQPVIDREISLKDVTEALLQMEKRLIMGKIIVIPQFF, encoded by the coding sequence ATGAAAGTAGCTCGTATTCATAATTTTAGTGGTCCAACTGCTGTACAGATAGATGAAATAGATGTTTTGGAACCTGGTTCAGGTGAAGTCAGGATTCGGGTAGGTGCTGCTGGAATTAACAATTCTGACTTGCAGACAACCTATGGAAACTATCGAGGACCTGGCTATGAAGGACTGCCCCATATACTAGGTCAAGAGGCTGCTGGTGAGGTTGATGCTGTGGGTTTAGGAGTTACGGATTTTGTACCAGGAATGCATGTCGTGGGACACGTTAAGGGAACTTTTGGCGAAATGGCAATTGGGTCCGCAACCGAGTTGCTACCCTTGGCAGATGAAGTTCCATTTTCTGTAGCCGCTAGCTTACCGATCGCCTATATGACTGCTAGCATGGCATTAATTCATAAAGCGAAGATTCAGAAGGGGGAATGGGTGCTGATTCACCCTGGTAGTGGGGGAGTTGGTACCGCAGCAGTTCAACTTGCTAAATTGTTAGGAGGGCGGGTTATTGCCACTGCGGGCAACAAGTCCAAGATGCAGCGAGTAATAGAATTAGGTGCAGATTACGGAATTGACTATAGCTGTCAAGATGTAGCTGCCGAGGTTTTAAAAATTACCGATAACTCTGGAGTCCAAGTAGCACTAGATGGTGCAGGTCAAGCTACCTTTGCCCAATGCTTAGAAGCGATCGCCAATAATGGTCGTATTGTTTCCTATGGTACTACTACTGGTATGGATGCTAGGCTGCCAATAGGGAAACTATTGGGACGCAATGCAACAATTTACGGGATTGCTCTCTGGTATAACAGCGACTATCAAACGGCTTTGTCCACACTAGGTAATCTGGTAATTCCTGCCGTGGCTGAGGGAAAGTTACAACCGGTGATTGATCGAGAAATTAGTCTAAAAGATGTGACTGAGGCACTGCTTCAGATGGAAAAGCGTCTTATTATGGGCAAAATCATCGTCATCCCACAATTTTTTTGA
- a CDS encoding MFS transporter, translating into MSKPSMPIGVLAMIYGVALFYMVAFYLIPVQLPFYLQNLNNSTASASGLAIAGSTLASAIASLRYGFVKERLGFVSIVVTAFGIAAAGYLVIGIAGSYNIVLIGLIIAGLGFGLLMPNLNVWLSSIIPDSLRGRALGGLTTFFFLGQFLSPLVSQPITNMVGLDQTYVFTGIALLFVAIAFFALKKQIKTFCRNC; encoded by the coding sequence ATGAGTAAGCCTAGTATGCCCATTGGCGTGCTGGCAATGATTTATGGTGTAGCTCTATTTTATATGGTGGCGTTTTATCTAATTCCCGTACAGCTGCCGTTTTATCTGCAAAACCTTAATAATTCTACTGCTTCTGCTTCTGGTCTGGCGATCGCTGGTTCTACTTTAGCTAGTGCGATCGCTTCGCTGAGATATGGCTTTGTTAAAGAACGTTTGGGCTTTGTCAGTATTGTGGTAACTGCTTTTGGCATTGCAGCAGCAGGCTATTTAGTCATCGGGATAGCTGGCAGTTACAATATCGTTCTTATTGGTTTGATTATTGCTGGTTTAGGCTTTGGCTTGTTGATGCCCAATCTTAATGTCTGGCTGTCCAGTATTATTCCCGATAGTTTGAGAGGTAGGGCTTTGGGCGGTCTAACTACTTTTTTCTTTCTGGGTCAGTTTTTATCTCCCCTAGTTTCTCAACCCATCACTAATATGGTTGGCTTAGATCAAACTTACGTTTTTACAGGAATTGCTTTGCTGTTTGTGGCGATCGCCTTTTTCGCTCTCAAAAAACAAATTAAGACTTTCTGCCGAAATTGTTAA
- a CDS encoding chloride channel protein: MSSNGQVEIGNCHENDKSLKRINNDRQLTYSQLYLCAVIIGIFGGMVATVYYFVLETMMHGMWHNLPEIIKPYFPSWLGVSNYVWIATTIGGFCVGLALYFFGLPGEMAQVVDKIHDPGKIDIRKTPSMIVASLIAITSGGSAGPEAPLVQVNGSFGSWLGDKLKLAKTSVRILTFCGMSAALGAFFGAPIGAALFALEIPHRRGLQYFEAIAPAIIAAIFSFAVFRLNTGITIGGFYHFEEVPALSPQNLLEGLVLGIIGAGLAVLFIVIFRIIGKLLKPLEHYPILLATLGGLSIGLIAFAFPQTLFFSETQIQTVIETGAGLGVGLLLAIALAKMFAISFTLHSGFLGGFIFPLFFIGANVGYAVSLAVPQVHPTVGMVCLMAAINVAVTKTPVSTSIILSVLSGTAMLPVIAIASFVSFVLTSQITMIKTQRCRDLQEVDPSNLTLEQVVLAGEKETTIPGLARLKQLVSI; encoded by the coding sequence ATGTCCTCGAATGGTCAAGTTGAGATCGGCAATTGCCACGAAAATGACAAGAGCCTGAAAAGAATCAACAATGATAGACAACTTACTTACTCACAGCTTTATCTTTGTGCGGTAATTATCGGTATCTTTGGCGGGATGGTTGCTACTGTATATTACTTCGTATTAGAAACCATGATGCACGGTATGTGGCATAACCTGCCTGAAATAATTAAGCCTTATTTTCCTAGTTGGCTTGGAGTTAGCAACTATGTCTGGATTGCCACCACTATTGGTGGATTCTGCGTTGGTTTGGCTCTTTATTTCTTTGGGCTTCCTGGGGAAATGGCTCAGGTAGTGGATAAAATTCATGACCCAGGCAAAATTGATATTCGCAAAACCCCATCAATGATCGTTGCTTCTCTAATTGCCATTACTTCTGGGGGGAGTGCGGGACCCGAAGCACCCTTAGTTCAAGTTAATGGTAGTTTCGGTAGCTGGTTGGGAGATAAATTAAAGCTTGCCAAAACTTCAGTCAGAATTCTCACTTTTTGCGGGATGAGTGCCGCTTTAGGTGCTTTTTTTGGCGCACCCATTGGTGCAGCTTTATTTGCTCTGGAAATTCCCCATCGTCGTGGTTTGCAGTATTTTGAAGCGATCGCTCCTGCGATTATTGCCGCCATTTTTTCCTTTGCCGTATTCCGACTCAATACGGGCATAACTATCGGCGGTTTTTACCACTTTGAAGAAGTTCCTGCCCTTTCTCCCCAAAACTTATTAGAAGGCTTAGTTTTGGGCATAATTGGTGCTGGATTGGCAGTTCTGTTTATTGTGATCTTTCGCATTATCGGTAAGTTACTCAAACCTTTAGAACATTATCCAATTCTCTTAGCAACTCTAGGTGGTTTATCAATCGGTTTAATTGCTTTTGCTTTCCCGCAGACCCTATTTTTTAGCGAAACACAAATTCAGACTGTAATTGAAACGGGTGCTGGTTTAGGTGTTGGTTTGTTACTGGCGATCGCCCTAGCTAAGATGTTTGCTATCAGCTTTACCCTCCATTCTGGTTTCTTAGGTGGTTTTATCTTCCCTTTATTTTTTATTGGTGCAAACGTTGGTTATGCAGTGTCTTTAGCAGTACCTCAAGTTCATCCAACGGTGGGTATGGTCTGCTTGATGGCAGCAATTAATGTAGCTGTTACCAAAACTCCAGTTAGCACTAGTATTATCCTTAGTGTGCTGTCTGGTACTGCGATGTTACCAGTCATTGCGATCGCCTCTTTCGTCAGTTTTGTTTTGACTAGCCAAATTACCATGATTAAAACTCAAAGATGCCGAGACTTGCAAGAAGTCGATCCATCTAATTTAACTCTGGAACAAGTAGTATTGGCTGGAGAAAAAGAAACTACAATTCCTGGATTAGCAAGACTGAAACAATTAGTAAGTATCTAA
- a CDS encoding NarK family nitrate/nitrite MFS transporter, protein MSGIFSFSGRYRILHLTWFAFFLSFVVWFNFAPFSTAIQTEFNLEPAQIRTIAICNVALTVPARIIVGMILDRLGPRITYSCLLIYAAIPCIIFALAQNFTQLVISRLALSIVGCGFVIGIRMVAEWFNSEEIGLAEGIYGGWGNFGSAASAFTLPTIAAITAGLTASQLNWRLAISLTGVIAALYGAFYFFNVQDTPPGKVYQRPESSAGLEVTTKKDFWFLLAMNVPLVGILGVIAWRLQKVELYGTGTMYLIWAGLVALYLFQAFNIYQANRQLITGVKRYPASDRYQFSQVALLELAYIASFGSELAVVSMLPAFFENTFGLTAALAGGIAGMYAFMNLVARPGGGFLSDKIGSRKWTLAVTLAGTGIGYLIFSSLGKIALPLIVIMTMCASFFVMATEGATYAIVPLVKHRVTGQIAGNVGAYGNVGAVAYLTIYSLLPEGGGGDKFFFQMLGVVALIVASLCAFFLKEPTGEHGESTAHFTPEESAVYQAGANRNK, encoded by the coding sequence ATGTCTGGAATTTTTTCCTTTAGCGGTCGCTACCGCATTTTACATTTAACTTGGTTTGCCTTTTTCTTGAGCTTTGTTGTCTGGTTTAACTTTGCTCCTTTTTCGACAGCAATCCAGACAGAATTTAATTTAGAGCCAGCACAAATTAGAACAATTGCTATTTGTAATGTTGCTCTTACCGTTCCCGCACGAATCATTGTCGGGATGATTCTTGATCGTCTTGGTCCTCGAATTACTTATTCTTGTTTGCTAATTTATGCAGCTATCCCCTGTATCATTTTCGCACTCGCACAAAACTTTACTCAGTTGGTAATCAGCCGTTTAGCTTTGAGCATTGTTGGTTGCGGTTTTGTAATTGGCATTCGCATGGTAGCAGAATGGTTTAATTCTGAGGAAATCGGTTTAGCAGAGGGAATATATGGGGGCTGGGGAAACTTTGGCTCAGCTGCATCGGCGTTTACCCTGCCAACTATTGCTGCGATAACGGCTGGTTTAACTGCGAGTCAACTTAACTGGAGACTGGCGATCTCTTTAACAGGAGTTATTGCTGCTCTCTATGGCGCATTCTATTTCTTTAACGTTCAAGATACACCTCCTGGTAAAGTCTACCAGCGACCTGAAAGTAGCGCGGGATTAGAGGTAACTACGAAAAAAGACTTCTGGTTTTTGCTAGCTATGAACGTTCCTTTAGTGGGAATTTTAGGCGTAATTGCTTGGCGTTTACAAAAAGTGGAGCTGTACGGCACAGGTACAATGTATCTTATCTGGGCGGGACTGGTAGCTCTATATTTATTCCAGGCATTTAATATTTATCAAGCCAATCGCCAACTCATAACTGGGGTCAAGCGCTATCCTGCCTCAGATCGTTACCAATTTTCTCAAGTGGCACTTTTGGAACTGGCTTATATCGCTAGTTTTGGCTCGGAATTAGCAGTAGTTTCGATGTTGCCAGCCTTTTTTGAAAATACCTTTGGTTTGACAGCCGCATTGGCGGGGGGAATTGCGGGGATGTATGCCTTTATGAATTTAGTCGCTCGTCCTGGAGGCGGTTTTCTATCTGACAAGATTGGTAGCCGAAAGTGGACATTAGCTGTAACCCTGGCGGGTACGGGAATTGGTTATTTAATCTTTAGCAGCTTGGGTAAAATAGCTTTGCCTTTAATCGTAATTATGACTATGTGTGCTTCTTTCTTTGTGATGGCAACAGAAGGTGCAACTTACGCCATTGTTCCTCTGGTAAAACATCGCGTCACTGGTCAAATAGCAGGTAATGTCGGTGCTTATGGAAATGTCGGGGCAGTGGCATATCTTACTATCTATAGCTTACTTCCTGAAGGCGGAGGTGGAGATAAATTCTTTTTTCAAATGTTAGGGGTTGTAGCGTTGATTGTGGCTAGTCTTTGTGCCTTTTTCCTCAAAGAACCCACAGGAGAGCATGGAGAATCAACAGCGCACTTTACTCCAGAAGAATCAGCCGTATATCAAGCAGGGGCAAATCGAAATAAATAG
- a CDS encoding SulP family inorganic anion transporter: protein MQLINRFKFDNLKGDLFGGLTASIVALPLALAFGVASGAGAIAGLYGAIFTGFFAALFGGTPSQVTGPTGPMTVVMATVFTKLIAENPENGMAMAFTAVMLSGVFQILFGILRLGQFITLMPYTVVSGFMSGIGVIIVALQLAPLLGHPAQSSVLAGLQQLPEALTNPDPVAAGLGIFTLAIVFGWSGKLAKIVPSPLLALIVCTLISIFVFPNSDIARIGDIPQGFPQLQLPRLNLNQIRDIVSYALMLATLGAIDSLLTSLVADNITRTRHDSEQELIGQGIGNLLSGLFGGLPGAGATMRTAINVQAGGSTPLSGMFHALILLCIVLWAGETTAQIPHAVLAGILIQVGIKIVDWSFLWRICQVSMRATLVTYGVLLLTVFVDLVTAVVVGAFVANILTIHRLTSIQVNQVRAITSTDDEFITELTPYECELLRQVQERGQIILVHMSGPMSYGAARAISFHMGQNFDILILDLTNVPLIGVTAAMTIEAEIKAARRQQQGEIFIVGASGQVKQRLRRFRVQDTLPAENFLPSCDSALNVALSFFDTHASEQEILHHSQIVK, encoded by the coding sequence ATGCAGCTAATTAACCGCTTTAAGTTCGATAATCTAAAAGGAGATTTGTTTGGCGGATTAACCGCCTCCATAGTTGCGCTACCCTTAGCCTTAGCTTTTGGGGTGGCTTCGGGAGCAGGAGCGATCGCGGGGCTTTATGGAGCTATCTTTACAGGATTCTTTGCCGCTTTATTCGGGGGTACTCCATCTCAGGTAACGGGTCCGACTGGTCCAATGACTGTAGTAATGGCTACTGTGTTTACCAAGCTGATAGCTGAAAACCCTGAAAATGGCATGGCTATGGCTTTTACGGCAGTGATGCTAAGTGGCGTGTTTCAAATTTTATTTGGCATCCTGCGCCTGGGACAGTTTATTACTCTAATGCCTTACACAGTAGTTTCTGGCTTTATGTCTGGTATTGGCGTAATTATCGTTGCACTACAACTTGCACCTTTGTTGGGTCATCCAGCTCAGAGTAGCGTCCTTGCAGGACTACAGCAGTTACCCGAAGCTCTGACAAATCCCGATCCCGTAGCAGCAGGATTGGGCATTTTCACCTTGGCAATTGTGTTTGGGTGGTCTGGAAAACTGGCGAAAATTGTTCCCTCACCTCTACTAGCACTTATTGTTTGCACTTTAATCTCAATTTTTGTATTTCCCAACAGCGATATTGCTCGTATTGGCGACATTCCCCAGGGATTTCCTCAATTGCAGTTGCCCCGACTCAATCTCAATCAGATTAGAGATATTGTCAGTTATGCTTTAATGCTGGCTACCCTGGGAGCTATTGACTCATTGTTAACCTCTTTAGTCGCTGACAATATTACCCGCACTCGCCACGATTCTGAACAAGAATTAATCGGTCAGGGAATTGGCAATTTACTATCTGGATTGTTTGGTGGGCTTCCTGGGGCGGGAGCAACCATGCGTACGGCTATTAATGTACAGGCGGGAGGAAGTACGCCCTTATCGGGAATGTTTCACGCCCTAATTTTGCTCTGCATAGTTCTCTGGGCTGGAGAAACTACAGCTCAAATCCCTCACGCTGTGCTGGCTGGTATTTTAATTCAAGTAGGGATTAAGATTGTTGACTGGAGCTTTTTGTGGCGCATATGTCAGGTGTCTATGCGAGCTACACTGGTTACATATGGGGTGTTGCTCCTGACAGTGTTTGTCGATTTAGTCACGGCTGTTGTGGTTGGAGCTTTTGTGGCAAATATACTCACTATTCATCGCTTAACCAGCATTCAAGTTAATCAGGTTCGGGCGATCACCAGTACTGATGATGAGTTCATAACCGAGTTAACCCCATATGAATGCGAACTTCTGCGTCAGGTTCAGGAACGAGGGCAAATTATTTTAGTTCATATGAGTGGTCCAATGAGCTATGGGGCAGCAAGAGCGATCTCTTTTCATATGGGGCAAAATTTTGACATTCTAATTCTCGATCTGACCAATGTACCATTAATCGGTGTAACAGCAGCGATGACTATTGAAGCGGAAATTAAAGCAGCCCGTCGCCAACAGCAGGGAGAGATTTTTATTGTTGGGGCTAGTGGTCAGGTGAAACAACGATTACGAAGGTTTCGCGTACAAGATACGCTGCCAGCAGAGAATTTTTTACCTAGTTGCGATTCTGCTTTGAATGTAGCACTAAGTTTTTTCGATACTCATGCTTCAGAGCAAGAGATCTTGCATCATTCTCAAATAGTAAAATGA
- a CDS encoding dihydroorotase family protein, with product MSEVPKLDLIIKNVRLIRPHDDTVQPVDLGIKNGKFTQIAPDLNPDIGKEVFDAQNLLGFPGVVDAHMHIGIYQPLDRDAVTESKAAAMGGVTTSLNYIRTGQYYLNKGGSYRDFFPEVLALSQGNFFVDYGYHIAPISGTHIDEMQMLFENYGIGSFKIFMFYGGYGLHGLSDQQNLFLMINKEERYDFAHFEFIMRGLTKLRELHPEASDRLSLSLHCEVAEILNAYTKIVQSDSSLTGLKAYSAARPPHSEGLAICIASYLAHETNCLNINLLHLSSRKAVEAALMMQTVFPHINFRREVTVGHLLLDVDTPTGKWAKVNPPIRSRTDVEYLWQAVLERKIDWIVSDHACCSAEKKASLQEPNNIWLAKSGFGGTEYLLSGVFSEGSKRGMSYNHMAELLCWNPAQRFGLSTKGDIAIGYDADLVLFDPDETFVVSASDSLSQQGYSPFEGVELTGRVKTTFLRGNKIYDRGQVIGEPTGHYLNRK from the coding sequence ATGTCTGAAGTTCCAAAATTAGATCTGATTATCAAAAATGTACGGCTAATTCGTCCCCATGATGATACTGTGCAACCAGTCGATTTGGGAATTAAGAATGGCAAATTTACCCAAATAGCACCCGATCTTAACCCAGATATAGGGAAAGAAGTTTTTGATGCCCAAAACTTGCTGGGATTTCCTGGAGTGGTAGATGCCCATATGCACATTGGTATCTATCAACCGCTCGATCGCGATGCAGTTACTGAAAGCAAAGCAGCAGCAATGGGAGGAGTCACTACTAGCCTGAATTACATCCGTACAGGACAGTATTATCTTAATAAAGGCGGTTCTTACAGAGATTTTTTTCCGGAAGTATTGGCATTATCCCAAGGAAATTTTTTTGTTGACTACGGCTACCATATTGCCCCCATCAGTGGAACTCATATTGATGAGATGCAAATGCTGTTTGAGAATTATGGGATTGGGTCATTCAAAATTTTTATGTTTTATGGTGGTTATGGTTTACATGGACTATCTGACCAACAGAACCTCTTTTTGATGATTAATAAAGAGGAAAGATATGACTTCGCCCACTTTGAATTTATTATGCGCGGTCTAACTAAACTGAGAGAATTACACCCCGAAGCAAGCGATCGCCTCAGTCTCAGTTTACATTGCGAAGTAGCCGAAATTCTCAATGCCTATACTAAAATTGTCCAGTCGGATTCAAGCCTTACAGGGCTCAAAGCATACAGTGCTGCCCGTCCACCCCATTCTGAAGGATTAGCTATTTGCATCGCTTCTTATTTGGCACATGAAACTAATTGCCTGAATATAAATCTCCTACATCTCAGTTCTCGTAAGGCAGTAGAAGCAGCTTTGATGATGCAAACCGTTTTTCCCCACATCAATTTCCGTCGAGAAGTAACTGTCGGACATTTATTATTAGATGTAGATACTCCTACAGGCAAATGGGCAAAAGTTAATCCGCCGATTCGTTCCCGTACTGACGTAGAATACCTATGGCAAGCTGTACTGGAACGTAAAATTGACTGGATTGTCAGCGATCATGCTTGTTGTTCGGCGGAGAAGAAAGCTAGTCTACAAGAGCCTAATAATATTTGGCTAGCCAAATCAGGCTTTGGCGGGACTGAATATCTGCTTTCTGGTGTGTTTAGTGAAGGTAGTAAGCGTGGTATGTCTTACAATCATATGGCTGAGTTATTATGCTGGAATCCTGCCCAAAGATTTGGCTTGAGTACCAAAGGGGATATTGCAATTGGTTACGATGCTGATTTAGTATTGTTCGACCCCGATGAAACGTTTGTCGTGAGTGCTAGTGATTCGTTATCACAGCAAGGCTACTCACCGTTTGAGGGGGTAGAGTTGACAGGACGAGTCAAAACAACTTTTTTACGAGGTAATAAAATTTACGACCGAGGACAAGTAATCGGTGAACCCACTGGACATTATTTAAACCGCAAATGA
- a CDS encoding LCCL domain-containing protein has product MIYKYLGTTLGLTAVSCSLNLLMIDQVNSQTTQPTNIKEIEWRSSIDSFRLDKPENIGQQFTFKCSPAPIDFRPSSFSVWGTDNYTTNSSICKSALNAGMISIQGGIVTLSIDPGQPFYAGSERNGAKTWDYGATDNSFSFIGTPVASQHISTNQEQPPEVIREIDWRSSISSFDLDKQAYIGRQYTFECSPAPIDFRPSSFSGWGTDNYTTNSSICKSALNAGLITIQGGIVTLRLNNGQPFYTGSERNGAKTWDYGATNMSFAFIGSPVVNNNSNPSTSSTSNSPASGRPNPVEEGVRKGVEDGIEDGVRDALRGLF; this is encoded by the coding sequence ATGATCTACAAATATTTAGGAACAACTTTGGGCTTAACTGCGGTTTCTTGTAGTTTGAACTTGTTGATGATCGACCAAGTCAACTCCCAAACCACTCAACCTACTAATATTAAGGAAATTGAGTGGCGTAGTAGTATTGATAGTTTTAGACTAGATAAACCAGAAAATATTGGTCAACAATTCACTTTTAAATGTAGTCCTGCCCCAATTGATTTTAGACCTTCAAGTTTTTCGGTATGGGGAACGGATAACTACACGACCAACTCCAGCATTTGCAAATCAGCTCTTAATGCAGGGATGATTAGCATCCAGGGGGGAATTGTCACCTTAAGTATCGATCCCGGACAACCTTTCTATGCTGGTAGCGAGCGTAATGGTGCTAAAACTTGGGATTATGGAGCCACAGATAACAGTTTTTCATTTATCGGTACTCCAGTGGCCTCGCAACATATTTCAACCAACCAAGAACAACCTCCAGAAGTCATTAGAGAAATTGATTGGCGTAGCAGTATTAGTAGCTTCGATCTTGATAAACAAGCATACATTGGTCGTCAATATACTTTTGAATGTAGTCCTGCCCCGATTGATTTTAGACCTTCGAGTTTTTCGGGCTGGGGAACTGATAATTACACAACTAATTCCAGTATTTGTAAATCAGCTCTTAATGCAGGATTGATTACTATCCAAGGGGGAATTGTCACTCTACGTTTAAATAACGGACAGCCCTTTTATACTGGTAGCGAACGAAATGGTGCTAAAACTTGGGATTATGGAGCTACTAATATGAGTTTTGCTTTTATCGGTAGTCCTGTAGTCAATAATAACTCTAATCCTTCTACTTCATCCACTTCCAATTCCCCTGCTTCTGGTCGTCCTAATCCAGTTGAAGAGGGAGTTAGAAAAGGCGTGGAAGATGGTATTGAAGATGGTGTCAGAGATGCACTTCGAGGTTTATTCTAA